From a single Lewinella sp. LCG006 genomic region:
- a CDS encoding YbjN domain-containing protein → MRKQILLFSTAILFISLFSTPLKAQWTEAKLQTLYSNFLDGKGYTNSIDSDGDVQFKYNDRTFFIEVNEDDTEFFRVVLANIWPIESVSEGLQVVQACDEVNRTMKCTKAYTTNDDVWIAVELFVGRPDAFKDVFERCLSAIELGVTTFVDEM, encoded by the coding sequence ATGAGAAAACAAATTCTTCTTTTCAGCACGGCTATCCTATTCATCAGCTTATTTAGCACTCCCCTAAAAGCACAATGGACGGAAGCAAAACTACAAACTTTGTATAGCAACTTCCTGGACGGTAAAGGCTATACCAACAGCATTGACAGCGACGGCGATGTACAATTCAAATACAATGACCGGACATTCTTTATCGAAGTCAATGAAGATGACACCGAGTTTTTTCGCGTAGTTTTGGCCAATATTTGGCCCATTGAAAGCGTATCCGAAGGCCTTCAAGTAGTACAAGCCTGTGACGAAGTAAACCGAACCATGAAGTGTACCAAAGCCTACACTACTAATGACGACGTATGGATAGCGGTAGAATTATTTGTAGGCCGACCAGATGCCTTCAAAGATGTTTTCGAACGCTGCTTATCGGCCATTGAGCTGGGTGTCACCACTTTCGTTGACGAAATGTAA
- a CDS encoding dipeptidase produces MSHKLLFTLCLIAVVLASTTLSSQSTDAALRAKAQMLAERYIITDGHVDLPYRLRIQNFRPTKEYLGIPISTPDGDFDYERAKKGGLDAPFMSIYIPASYQTEGGAKEFADSLIDMVSAIAVAHPDKFVLANSPADVKEAFAAGKIALPMGMENGAPIEDDLSNVAYFRQRGIDYVTLTHSKDNLICDSSYDTTRTWNGLSPFGREVVAEMNRVGIMVDISHVSDSTFWQVMAISKAPCIASHSSARKFTPGFERNMNDDMIKALAQNGGVIQINFGSTFLDGEVAAQRDSLRALLQNILAEKELSFRDEAAEPIIEKFQQEHPALFADVETVANHIDHVVALSGVDHVAFGSDFDGVGDSLPTGLKDVSMYPNLIMELLKRGYQEDEIAKICYGNVFRVWRQVALVAESLN; encoded by the coding sequence ATGTCGCATAAATTGCTGTTTACCCTGTGCTTAATTGCTGTTGTTTTAGCGAGTACAACGCTTTCAAGTCAATCAACAGATGCGGCTTTGCGGGCCAAAGCTCAAATGCTGGCAGAGCGGTACATTATTACTGATGGTCACGTAGACCTCCCCTATCGCCTGCGCATCCAAAATTTTCGTCCCACCAAAGAATACCTGGGCATTCCCATCAGCACCCCCGATGGTGATTTTGATTACGAACGCGCAAAAAAAGGGGGCCTGGATGCTCCTTTCATGTCGATCTATATTCCTGCATCTTACCAAACCGAAGGTGGTGCTAAGGAGTTTGCGGATTCCCTGATTGATATGGTAAGTGCTATTGCCGTGGCGCATCCCGACAAGTTTGTGTTGGCCAATAGCCCTGCTGATGTTAAAGAAGCCTTTGCCGCCGGAAAGATCGCTCTCCCTATGGGTATGGAAAATGGTGCCCCCATTGAAGACGACCTCTCCAATGTGGCCTATTTCCGCCAGCGCGGTATTGATTACGTAACACTCACCCACTCCAAAGACAATTTGATTTGCGACAGCAGCTACGATACCACACGCACCTGGAACGGTCTTAGTCCATTTGGTCGAGAGGTCGTAGCAGAGATGAACAGGGTAGGTATCATGGTAGACATCAGCCACGTGAGTGACAGTACTTTCTGGCAAGTCATGGCGATTTCTAAAGCCCCTTGCATTGCCAGCCATAGTTCCGCAAGGAAATTCACCCCCGGCTTCGAACGCAACATGAATGACGATATGATTAAAGCCCTCGCTCAAAATGGTGGCGTCATTCAGATCAACTTTGGCAGTACTTTTCTCGACGGTGAAGTAGCCGCTCAGCGGGATAGCCTGAGGGCCTTGCTGCAAAATATTTTGGCCGAAAAAGAGTTATCTTTCCGCGACGAAGCTGCGGAGCCTATTATTGAAAAATTCCAGCAAGAACATCCTGCCTTGTTCGCTGATGTTGAAACAGTGGCCAATCATATTGACCATGTGGTAGCACTTAGTGGTGTCGACCACGTCGCTTTTGGCAGTGATTTTGATGGCGTTGGCGACAGTTTACCAACTGGCCTTAAGGACGTAAGTATGTACCCCAACCTCATCATGGAACTTCTCAAGAGAGGCTATCAGGAAGATGAAATTGCCAAGATTTGTTATGGCAACGTATTCCGGGTTTGGCGCCAGGTAGCATTGGTTGCAGAATCACTAAATTAA
- a CDS encoding SDR family oxidoreductase, with the protein MQQQTILITGGNDGIGRATAQVLLERGHRVIIAGRSTVKLASAVATLKYRTGNEEIHWLYCDLANLETVRAAADTFISRYGKLDVLINNAGVFTNELQFSEEGIELQFAVNHLGHFLLTNLLIPLLKAAPAGRIVNLASVAHFHGKLDFETLTGDGGPENYNGLEAYARSKLANVLFTRELARRYPEIESNCLHPGVIRTRIANKGTRWFFSLLWSLYKPFMRSTRCGARTPLYLALSPEVRGVTGRYFDERQCCRKPSELARDPELAHELWEWSDVMTQEAV; encoded by the coding sequence ATGCAACAACAAACGATTTTAATCACTGGAGGCAACGACGGCATTGGCCGTGCTACTGCTCAAGTACTCCTTGAGCGGGGCCATAGGGTCATTATAGCAGGCCGGTCGACGGTAAAGTTAGCATCCGCTGTGGCTACGCTCAAGTACCGTACGGGCAATGAAGAGATTCATTGGTTGTACTGTGATTTGGCAAACTTGGAAACGGTTAGAGCTGCTGCTGATACTTTTATCAGTCGTTATGGTAAACTCGACGTCTTAATTAACAACGCCGGGGTTTTTACCAATGAGTTACAGTTTTCAGAAGAGGGCATAGAGTTGCAGTTTGCCGTCAATCATTTAGGGCACTTTTTGCTTACCAACCTATTGATTCCTTTGTTGAAAGCAGCTCCGGCTGGGCGAATCGTGAATTTAGCCTCAGTAGCTCACTTTCACGGTAAGCTGGATTTCGAAACCCTGACGGGCGACGGTGGGCCTGAAAACTACAATGGCCTGGAGGCCTACGCTCGGAGCAAATTGGCCAATGTGCTTTTTACCCGCGAGTTGGCGCGTCGCTACCCGGAAATTGAAAGCAATTGCCTCCATCCTGGCGTGATACGTACCCGGATTGCCAATAAAGGCACCCGTTGGTTTTTTTCCTTACTATGGAGTTTGTACAAGCCATTTATGCGCTCTACCCGCTGCGGGGCACGAACGCCATTGTATTTGGCGCTGAGCCCGGAAGTGCGCGGTGTTACCGGGCGATATTTTGATGAACGCCAATGTTGTCGCAAGCCCTCCGAGCTTGCTCGCGATCCTGAACTGGCCCATGAACTATGGGAATGGAGCGATGTGATGACCCAGGAGGCTGTTTAG
- a CDS encoding aspartyl protease family protein, whose protein sequence is MRLKLLLFTCVLLCALRTNAQQELISIPRGSGKVEIPFEYVNNFIVVRIVFNKIFPLKFIFDTGAENTILTRKEITDLLMVDYQREISIFGSDLTTELKAYVAPGISLEFGEHLQISSQAILVMKEDYFRFEEYAGIEVHGILGADILRRFVIHIDYRRQKIIFQDPSKFSPASVRNYRNIPVEFSRHKPYFNLPASIRADQSSEVKLLMDTGASLALLLYTHSDSLLQLPPELIRTTIGHGIGGTIDGYVGRTAKIKIDEMELNNVVTNFHDVAEQYVIDSTFLNNRNGIMGNVILQRFNIVIDYVREDVYLKPNKNFSQTFKFDRSGMSIIATGDNLNKFVVLNIVKDSPAFEADIRKGDEIKVLNGVPANLRGLENILRFLQKKPGKKVRLLIKRGEEKIRKELRLRDLI, encoded by the coding sequence ATGCGTCTGAAATTACTGTTATTCACCTGCGTGTTGCTGTGTGCTTTACGTACCAACGCACAGCAAGAACTGATCTCTATCCCTAGAGGAAGTGGGAAGGTGGAAATTCCTTTTGAATACGTCAATAACTTTATTGTTGTCCGGATTGTCTTCAACAAAATCTTCCCCCTGAAATTTATTTTTGACACTGGCGCAGAGAATACCATCCTTACCCGCAAGGAAATCACCGATCTCCTGATGGTCGATTACCAGCGGGAAATCAGCATCTTCGGTTCCGACTTAACAACCGAACTTAAGGCTTACGTAGCACCAGGTATTTCCCTGGAGTTTGGCGAACACCTTCAGATTTCTAGCCAGGCCATTCTGGTCATGAAAGAAGACTATTTTCGTTTTGAAGAATATGCCGGTATTGAGGTGCACGGTATATTGGGAGCTGATATCTTAAGGCGTTTCGTTATCCACATTGATTACCGTCGTCAAAAAATAATTTTCCAGGATCCCAGTAAGTTTTCACCGGCAAGCGTTAGGAATTATCGCAATATCCCCGTTGAATTCAGCCGCCATAAGCCTTATTTCAACCTTCCAGCCAGTATCCGGGCCGATCAGTCCAGTGAGGTAAAATTATTGATGGATACCGGCGCCAGTTTAGCCCTGTTGCTTTATACGCATTCAGACAGCCTGTTGCAGTTGCCTCCCGAGCTCATTCGTACGACCATAGGGCATGGTATTGGCGGCACCATTGATGGCTATGTAGGAAGAACGGCCAAAATCAAGATAGATGAGATGGAACTCAATAATGTGGTTACCAATTTCCATGATGTTGCTGAACAATACGTCATTGACAGTACCTTTCTCAACAACCGAAATGGCATCATGGGCAACGTCATCTTGCAGCGTTTCAATATTGTAATTGATTACGTCAGAGAAGACGTTTACCTAAAACCCAACAAAAATTTCTCCCAGACTTTCAAATTTGATCGCAGCGGCATGAGTATCATCGCTACTGGAGACAACCTCAATAAATTTGTGGTGCTCAATATTGTCAAAGACAGCCCTGCCTTTGAAGCAGATATTCGCAAGGGCGATGAAATCAAAGTCCTCAACGGGGTACCTGCTAATTTACGTGGATTGGAAAACATCCTGCGTTTTCTACAAAAGAAACCTGGCAAAAAGGTTCGTCTGCTGATTAAACGAGGGGAGGAAAAAATACGAAAAGAGCTCAGGCTCAGAGATTTGATTTAG
- a CDS encoding SusC/RagA family TonB-linked outer membrane protein: protein MKLKVDKVSRWMLLLLAVAFCNFAVAQTITGTVTDAESGEPLIGANILVVGTATGTVTDFDGTYSLNVPADSKQLELSYTGYASQVIDINGRSVIDVKMSAGELLDEVVVIGYGSQKEKEITSAVTSVGADEFNRGPITDPAQLLQGKVAGLQVYNRGGNPNSQSVIRLRGISTVGANTEPLVVVDGIIGASLDNVDPNDIESISVLKDGSASAIYGSRGSSGVILVTTRSGNKNASKVNFTYNGQAGASSAFNSVPVMDAQQFIATGGTDLGSSTNWTDEVTRTGISNVHSLAASGGAGNTNYRISGNYRNVDGILKNSGFEQFNARLNFSTKTLNDRVTIDFNSSYTDRSSDYGFNEALRYAVLYNPTAPVLGKDSPFPFAADQFGGFFETLGLFDSFNPVSIIEQNRNQGERTEFTYGGRVALQVTDNFEIAGRIAQQNSTLKNTEYYPTTSLFRGNATSPLRKGLAKFYDEIRSFNLYEGYGTYVDNFGSTDFRFTAGYSYQENNFNSNFLELGDFPDGSRDFANIVEASQDLQNAGFINANSDASPSEKIIAFFGRANLTFDNAIFVNASVRREGSTKLGADNRWGIFPAVGVGVDLNNYLALNRVDQLKLRVGYGVTGSLPTNNGLSQPIRQIVNGDNGSVSTELIRAANPDLKWEEKAELNLGVEFTMGRFNATVDVYNRDISDFILERTVDAAVFGVDRRFENAGKLNTKGAELTLGYDVVKSEKVSWTTGVVLSTYKTTLEEYVIPAETRANLGAPGQNGTNLILVAEGQEIGQIWGPVFAGVNENGAPDFVDVNGDGVLVTNQNDALSPDADFEVLGNGIPDLEFGWSNQVAFGSWSVNAFFRGAVGHSLVNTFRAFYEPVISTQSSYNYVNTDLRVPGLTSAQFSSLYVEKADFIKLDNLTITKRFDLSNSKSIDGLTLSLTGQNLFIISNYTGTDPEPSLVDYGSADNGGVVDFNNPDVLSPGIDRRYNYFSSRTFTLGVNLNF from the coding sequence ATGAAGCTTAAAGTCGACAAAGTATCGCGGTGGATGTTGTTACTGCTAGCAGTTGCATTTTGCAATTTCGCAGTAGCTCAAACCATCACGGGTACAGTTACCGACGCTGAGAGTGGTGAACCATTAATTGGTGCCAACATCTTAGTTGTGGGAACAGCTACCGGTACCGTTACAGATTTTGACGGTACTTATTCTCTAAATGTTCCAGCTGATTCCAAGCAGTTAGAACTTTCTTACACCGGATATGCATCTCAAGTTATTGATATTAATGGCCGTTCGGTTATTGATGTCAAGATGTCTGCCGGAGAACTCTTGGACGAAGTAGTCGTAATTGGCTACGGTTCTCAGAAAGAGAAAGAAATCACCTCAGCAGTTACATCTGTAGGGGCGGATGAATTTAACCGTGGTCCAATTACTGACCCTGCTCAACTTTTGCAGGGTAAAGTAGCAGGTCTACAGGTTTACAACCGTGGTGGTAACCCCAACAGCCAGAGTGTTATCCGTTTGCGCGGTATCTCTACCGTAGGAGCCAACACCGAGCCACTGGTAGTAGTGGATGGTATCATTGGTGCATCATTAGACAATGTTGACCCTAACGATATCGAAAGCATTAGTGTTTTGAAGGACGGTTCTGCGTCTGCTATCTACGGTTCTCGTGGTTCTTCTGGGGTAATCCTGGTAACCACTCGTTCTGGTAACAAAAACGCTAGCAAAGTAAACTTCACCTACAATGGTCAAGCGGGTGCTTCTTCTGCTTTCAATAGTGTTCCAGTAATGGACGCTCAGCAGTTTATTGCTACTGGTGGTACTGACCTTGGTTCTAGCACCAACTGGACCGACGAGGTAACGCGTACGGGTATTAGCAATGTACACAGCTTGGCTGCTTCTGGTGGTGCTGGTAATACCAACTACCGTATTTCTGGTAACTACCGTAATGTAGATGGTATCCTTAAGAATTCTGGCTTCGAGCAGTTTAACGCTCGTTTGAATTTCTCTACCAAAACCTTGAATGACCGTGTAACGATTGATTTCAATTCTTCTTACACGGATCGTAGCTCTGATTACGGTTTCAACGAAGCACTTCGTTACGCTGTATTGTACAACCCTACTGCTCCAGTTTTAGGTAAGGATTCTCCTTTCCCATTTGCTGCTGATCAGTTTGGTGGTTTCTTTGAGACCCTAGGTTTGTTCGACAGTTTCAACCCTGTTTCTATCATTGAGCAAAACCGCAACCAGGGTGAGCGTACCGAGTTCACTTACGGTGGTCGTGTAGCTTTGCAAGTGACTGACAACTTTGAGATTGCTGGTCGTATTGCTCAGCAAAACAGCACCTTGAAGAACACGGAGTACTACCCAACCACTTCTTTGTTCCGTGGAAATGCAACCAGCCCTCTTCGCAAAGGTCTGGCTAAATTCTATGACGAAATCAGAAGCTTCAACCTTTACGAAGGTTACGGTACTTACGTAGATAATTTTGGTAGCACAGATTTCCGCTTCACTGCTGGATATTCTTACCAGGAGAATAACTTCAACTCTAACTTCCTGGAACTTGGTGACTTCCCAGACGGTTCACGCGATTTCGCTAATATCGTTGAGGCTTCTCAGGATTTGCAGAATGCTGGTTTCATCAACGCTAACAGTGATGCTTCTCCTTCTGAGAAAATCATCGCTTTCTTCGGTAGAGCTAACTTGACCTTTGACAATGCGATTTTCGTAAACGCATCTGTTCGTCGTGAGGGATCTACCAAGCTTGGTGCAGACAACCGTTGGGGTATTTTCCCTGCTGTTGGTGTAGGTGTTGACTTGAACAACTACTTGGCGTTGAACAGAGTAGATCAACTGAAATTGCGTGTAGGATACGGTGTAACCGGATCTCTACCAACCAACAACGGTTTGTCTCAGCCAATTCGCCAGATTGTAAATGGTGACAATGGTAGTGTTTCAACAGAATTGATTCGTGCCGCCAACCCTGACCTGAAGTGGGAAGAGAAAGCGGAGTTGAACCTTGGTGTGGAATTTACCATGGGGCGTTTCAATGCTACTGTTGATGTTTACAACCGTGACATTTCTGACTTCATTCTGGAAAGAACAGTTGATGCAGCTGTCTTTGGTGTAGATCGCCGTTTCGAGAATGCTGGTAAATTGAATACCAAAGGTGCAGAATTGACCTTGGGTTACGATGTTGTGAAGAGCGAAAAAGTAAGCTGGACAACTGGTGTTGTTTTAAGCACCTACAAGACGACTTTGGAAGAGTACGTAATTCCTGCGGAAACACGTGCTAACCTTGGTGCTCCTGGTCAGAACGGTACCAACCTGATCCTCGTTGCTGAAGGCCAGGAAATTGGTCAGATTTGGGGTCCTGTTTTCGCTGGTGTAAATGAAAATGGTGCTCCTGACTTCGTTGATGTGAACGGTGACGGCGTACTAGTGACCAATCAGAATGATGCTTTGAGCCCAGATGCTGACTTTGAAGTATTAGGTAACGGTATCCCTGACCTGGAATTTGGCTGGTCCAACCAAGTAGCTTTTGGTTCTTGGTCGGTAAATGCTTTCTTCCGTGGAGCCGTTGGTCACAGCCTGGTGAACACTTTCCGTGCTTTCTACGAGCCAGTAATTTCTACGCAGTCTTCTTACAACTATGTAAATACCGACTTGCGTGTTCCTGGTTTGACTTCTGCACAGTTCAGCTCACTTTATGTTGAGAAAGCTGACTTTATCAAGTTGGATAACTTGACCATCACTAAGCGTTTCGACCTTTCTAACAGCAAGTCTATTGATGGTCTGACGCTTTCACTTACAGGTCAAAACCTGTTCATCATTTCTAACTATACGGGAACAGATCCTGAACCATCACTGGTGGATTACGGTTCTGCTGATAACGGAGGAGTTGTTGACTTCAACAACCCTGACGTATTGAGCCCTGGTATTGATCGCCGTTACAACTATTTCTCGTCTCGGACCTTTACCTTAGGAGTGAATCTTAATTTTTAA
- a CDS encoding RagB/SusD family nutrient uptake outer membrane protein gives MNNKFLKYFLISGLAISMVACTDLEEELVGDITEDISVDGIDLGTGGGGGGNLTAVYAELRNAGTANHGGYYSVQELPTDEMVIAAKGGDWFDGGILIQLHQHTFQPTHDFINGTWTQTYNAIGTANDRIGSGVLTAEETAQARAVRAYFYWRLLDLYGRVKLVTDTNPDPPQATRQEVFNFVESELLAALGIPAVSAGMDLSNSPLADGGSAYTMNRYGALGILAKLYLNAEVYTGTPMWDKAEIAASYVIDSGVYQLCGEGCAVTNLGKRRGVASDPDMLEGYAAVFAPNNSGNPEHIFSVLYDEATGGGMNFSQMNLHYSSQFTWNFNEQPWNGYATLEEFYNSYEDGDKRKANNFIVGPQLDFGGSAILDYASDDDDIQLNYSPRINELQPNSQREAGARPGKFSYKQFGRSDMDNDYPIVRLGDLYLVRGEAKARQAGDWTQAEADVNVLRARAGVAAYAGNLTGDEFLAERGREMFQEASRRTDLIRFGKYNGTWWEKPASEPFRNVFPIPQNQINAGVGLTQNPGY, from the coding sequence ATGAATAACAAATTTCTTAAATATTTTCTGATCTCCGGGCTTGCCATTTCTATGGTAGCTTGTACTGACTTGGAAGAAGAGTTGGTAGGAGATATTACCGAAGACATTAGTGTCGATGGTATTGACCTAGGCACTGGTGGTGGTGGTGGCGGTAATCTTACTGCGGTGTATGCCGAGTTGAGAAATGCCGGTACTGCGAACCATGGTGGCTACTACTCTGTGCAGGAGCTTCCTACTGACGAAATGGTGATTGCTGCAAAAGGTGGTGACTGGTTTGACGGTGGCATCCTGATTCAGCTGCACCAGCACACCTTCCAGCCTACGCACGATTTCATTAATGGAACCTGGACACAGACCTACAATGCCATCGGTACTGCTAATGACAGAATAGGTTCTGGTGTATTGACTGCTGAAGAAACGGCACAAGCGAGAGCCGTACGTGCTTATTTCTACTGGCGTTTACTTGACCTTTACGGTCGGGTGAAGTTGGTTACGGACACCAATCCTGATCCACCTCAAGCTACGCGTCAAGAAGTGTTCAACTTTGTAGAAAGTGAGCTGCTTGCAGCACTAGGTATTCCTGCCGTATCGGCTGGCATGGACCTGAGCAACAGCCCATTGGCTGATGGCGGTTCTGCTTATACGATGAACCGCTACGGTGCTTTGGGTATCTTGGCTAAGCTTTACCTGAATGCAGAGGTATACACTGGAACACCTATGTGGGACAAAGCAGAAATTGCTGCTTCTTACGTTATTGACAGTGGTGTTTACCAACTATGTGGCGAAGGTTGTGCCGTGACCAACCTTGGAAAGCGTAGAGGTGTAGCCAGCGACCCTGATATGTTGGAAGGATACGCAGCGGTGTTTGCTCCTAACAACTCGGGCAACCCTGAGCATATCTTCTCTGTACTTTATGATGAAGCTACTGGTGGTGGTATGAACTTCTCACAGATGAACCTGCACTACTCTAGCCAGTTCACCTGGAACTTCAATGAGCAGCCTTGGAATGGTTACGCTACCCTGGAAGAGTTCTACAACTCTTACGAAGACGGTGATAAGCGTAAAGCAAACAACTTCATCGTTGGTCCCCAGCTGGATTTTGGTGGTTCTGCAATTCTGGATTATGCATCTGATGATGATGACATCCAGTTGAACTACTCGCCTCGTATCAACGAGCTTCAGCCTAACTCACAGCGTGAAGCAGGTGCTCGTCCTGGTAAGTTTAGCTACAAGCAGTTTGGCCGTTCTGACATGGACAATGACTACCCTATCGTTCGTTTGGGTGACTTGTACCTAGTTCGTGGCGAAGCAAAAGCTCGTCAGGCAGGTGACTGGACGCAAGCAGAGGCCGATGTAAACGTACTTCGTGCTCGTGCGGGTGTTGCTGCTTATGCTGGCAACTTGACTGGTGACGAATTCCTTGCGGAGCGTGGCCGGGAAATGTTCCAGGAAGCTTCTCGTCGTACAGACTTGATTCGCTTCGGTAAGTACAACGGTACTTGGTGGGAGAAGCCAGCTTCTGAGCCTTTCAGAAATGTCTTCCCTATTCCTCAGAACCAGATCAACGCTGGTGTTGGTTTGACGCAAAACCCAGGATACTAA